A stretch of the Campylobacter sp. 19-13652 genome encodes the following:
- the leuB gene encoding 3-isopropylmalate dehydrogenase — protein MKRYKICVIKGDGIGPEIIDEAIKVLDRVSAKFGFELELSYQLMGGAAIDVFGVPLPDETLKCALESDAVLFGAIGGAKWDGLERHLRPESGLLKLRKELNAFANLRPAIVFKELVNASTLKPEVLDGVDMLVVRELTGGLYFGQPRAKEADRAYNTMVYSRSEIERIARIAFDAARMRQKRVCLVDKANVLETSELWRDVAQSVKSDYEDVSLEYMYVDNAAMQLVRNPAQFDVILTENLFGDILSDEASQICGSIGLLPSASMGGKVGIYEPIHGSAPDIAGQGVANPIATILSAGMMLRYALGESAAADAIDTAVRKIIAEGYRTKDISLFDAKEICSCAEMGSIIAQQIDAL, from the coding sequence TTGAAAAGATATAAAATTTGTGTAATAAAAGGCGACGGCATAGGACCTGAGATCATAGACGAAGCCATAAAGGTGCTTGATAGAGTATCGGCGAAGTTTGGCTTTGAGCTGGAGCTTAGCTATCAGCTAATGGGTGGGGCAGCTATTGATGTTTTTGGTGTGCCGCTACCTGATGAGACGCTAAAATGTGCGCTTGAAAGCGATGCGGTACTATTTGGCGCTATAGGTGGCGCTAAATGGGATGGCCTAGAGCGTCATTTGCGCCCAGAAAGTGGGCTTTTAAAGTTGCGTAAAGAGCTAAATGCGTTTGCAAATCTACGCCCAGCTATTGTCTTTAAGGAGCTTGTAAATGCAAGCACGCTAAAGCCAGAGGTGCTTGATGGTGTGGATATGCTAGTAGTGCGTGAGCTTACGGGCGGACTTTATTTTGGGCAGCCGCGAGCTAAGGAGGCTGATAGAGCGTATAATACTATGGTTTATTCTCGTTCTGAGATAGAGCGTATAGCGCGCATAGCATTTGACGCAGCTAGAATGCGCCAAAAACGCGTTTGTTTGGTGGATAAGGCAAACGTGCTTGAAACCAGTGAGCTTTGGCGAGATGTAGCTCAGAGCGTAAAAAGCGATTATGAGGACGTGAGTTTAGAGTATATGTACGTAGATAATGCAGCCATGCAGCTTGTGCGAAATCCAGCGCAATTTGACGTGATATTAACAGAGAATTTATTTGGCGACATACTAAGCGATGAGGCTAGCCAAATTTGTGGTAGCATAGGGCTTTTGCCAAGTGCTAGCATGGGTGGAAAGGTAGGTATTTACGAGCCTATTCACGGCTCTGCTCCAGATATAGCAGGGCAGGGTGTGGCAAATCCAATAGCCACTATACTAAGTGCAGGGATGATGCTTCGCTATGCGCTAGGCGAGAGTGCGGCAGCAGATGCCATAGATACGGCGGTGCGTAAAATCATAGCGGAGGGGTATCGCACTAAGGATATATCACTTTTTGACGCTAAAGAGATATGCTCGTGTGCTGAAATGGGCTCAATAATTGCCCAACAAATAGACGCGCTGTGA
- a CDS encoding 3-isopropylmalate dehydratase small subunit, producing MNKHKVWRFGDNIDTDIIIAARYLNTSDENELAKHIMEDADPEFYSKLSTNDVIVAGENFGCGSSREHAPLALKAAGVGAVIAKSFARIFYRNSFNTGLLILETPQATEINEGDEIAIDLDAGVIKNLTQQKEYKFNPIPPFMQELISAGGLIEYAKKEI from the coding sequence ATGAATAAGCACAAAGTATGGCGATTTGGGGATAATATCGACACAGATATAATAATCGCCGCGCGCTATTTAAATACTAGCGACGAAAACGAGCTTGCAAAGCATATAATGGAGGATGCTGACCCTGAGTTTTACTCAAAATTATCCACTAATGACGTAATCGTAGCTGGGGAGAACTTTGGCTGTGGCAGTAGCCGTGAGCATGCCCCGCTAGCACTAAAAGCTGCTGGGGTTGGGGCAGTCATAGCCAAAAGCTTTGCACGCATTTTTTACCGCAATAGCTTTAATACAGGGCTTTTAATCCTAGAAACGCCTCAGGCGACAGAGATAAATGAGGGCGATGAGATAGCCATAGACTTAGACGCTGGCGTGATTAAAAACCTAACCCAGCAAAAAGAGTATAAATTTAATCCCATACCGCCATTTATGCAAGAATTAATCAGTGCTGGCGGCTTGATAGAATACGCAAAAAAGGAAATATAA
- the flgG gene encoding flagellar basal-body rod protein FlgG, producing the protein MMRSIYTAATGMIAQQTQIDVTSHNIANVNTYGYKKNRAEFADLMYQNMEYAGTATSQTTTSPTGIEVGLGVRPTAINKIFTQGYFKETSNNLDMVIAGNGFFQIQLPDGTTAYTRNGAFKLDANGTVVNSDGYQLIPQITIPSDATAISIGTDGTVSVLQAGQQQMTQLGQIELANFINPAGLHSMGDNNYLETSASGNVVIGTAGLEGFGQIKQGFVEMSNVQLVEEMTDLITGQRAYEANSKAITTSDSMLEIVNGLKR; encoded by the coding sequence ATGATGAGATCAATTTATACAGCCGCTACTGGCATGATAGCACAACAAACCCAAATCGACGTAACCTCGCACAATATCGCAAACGTAAACACCTACGGCTATAAGAAAAATAGGGCGGAGTTTGCGGATTTGATGTATCAAAATATGGAATACGCAGGCACAGCAACTAGCCAAACTACCACTAGCCCTACAGGAATCGAGGTGGGTCTAGGTGTGCGCCCGACAGCGATAAATAAAATTTTTACTCAGGGCTATTTTAAGGAGACGAGCAATAATTTAGACATGGTAATAGCTGGAAATGGCTTTTTCCAAATTCAGCTGCCTGATGGTACGACAGCATACACTAGAAACGGCGCTTTTAAACTAGACGCAAACGGCACAGTAGTAAACTCAGACGGATATCAGCTAATCCCACAAATCACAATCCCATCAGACGCCACAGCCATATCCATAGGTACAGACGGCACAGTCTCAGTGTTACAAGCTGGGCAGCAGCAGATGACGCAGCTTGGGCAGATTGAGCTTGCAAATTTCATAAATCCAGCTGGACTTCATTCAATGGGCGATAATAACTACCTAGAAACTTCAGCTAGTGGCAATGTCGTAATTGGCACGGCTGGGCTTGAGGGATTTGGGCAGATTAAGCAAGGCTTTGTGGAGATGAGTAACGTCCAGCTAGTTGAGGAGATGACTGATCTAATCACAGGGCAGCGTGCGTACGAGGCAAACTCAAAGGCAATTACAACAAGCGATAGTATGCTTGAGATAGTAAATGGGCTTAAAAGGTAG
- a CDS encoding CCA tRNA nucleotidyltransferase, which yields MKISLNSDLLAVKDALSPYTKRVYFVGGCVRDALLGRDIYDYDIEVYGISPDKFDKIMQKLGSEGVGKSYFIYKFKNIDIGLARSESCVGSGHRDFAVKYEDDPRFASLRRDFSVNAMMIDIFSGELLDFWGGMKDLQDKTLRHIDSDKFSEDSLRVLRGVQFASRFGFKIAPSTLKLMCKLSISNLSTSRISTELLKFFRADYLEIGVRYLFILGLFSELFGISLSKARLRDFIYVLKTANNDIKDETLFLYLLGGFFGVSAYDLARRLGLLRRFSRLKNEPYFSDTPSDFELVRIALRRPLKQWLGCYAERKKRALELNIFEKKLDFCVDNSKFNSLKSDEIAKEVFRQENEFIKAYLKV from the coding sequence TTGAAAATCTCCCTAAATAGCGATCTCTTAGCCGTAAAAGACGCCCTAAGCCCATACACAAAGCGAGTTTATTTTGTCGGAGGATGCGTTAGGGATGCGCTTTTGGGGCGAGATATTTATGATTATGATATTGAGGTTTATGGTATAAGCCCTGATAAATTTGATAAAATCATGCAAAAACTCGGTAGCGAAGGCGTTGGCAAGAGCTATTTTATCTATAAATTTAAAAACATCGATATAGGGCTTGCTAGGAGCGAGAGTTGTGTCGGTAGTGGACATCGTGATTTTGCAGTCAAATATGAGGACGATCCGCGTTTTGCGAGCCTTAGGCGAGATTTTAGTGTAAATGCTATGATGATAGATATTTTTAGCGGAGAGCTTCTTGATTTTTGGGGCGGTATGAAGGATTTGCAGGACAAAACCTTAAGGCACATAGACTCAGATAAATTTAGTGAAGATAGTTTAAGGGTGCTTCGAGGGGTGCAGTTTGCCTCTCGCTTTGGTTTTAAAATAGCTCCATCCACACTAAAACTTATGTGTAAATTAAGCATATCAAATTTAAGCACCTCTCGCATAAGTACCGAGCTTTTAAAATTTTTTAGAGCCGATTATTTAGAGATCGGCGTGCGTTATCTTTTTATACTTGGGCTTTTTAGTGAGCTTTTTGGCATATCTTTATCCAAGGCTAGACTTCGAGATTTTATCTATGTCCTTAAAACAGCTAATAATGATATAAAAGATGAGACCTTATTTTTGTATCTTTTGGGTGGGTTTTTTGGAGTTAGTGCTTATGATTTAGCTAGGAGACTAGGACTTTTACGCAGGTTTTCTAGGCTTAAAAATGAGCCTTATTTTAGCGATACTCCTAGTGATTTTGAGCTTGTTAGGATAGCTTTAAGACGCCCTTTAAAGCAGTGGCTAGGCTGCTATGCAGAGCGTAAAAAGCGTGCTTTAGAGCTTAATATTTTTGAAAAAAAGCTAGATTTTTGCGTTGATAATTCTAAATTTAACAGCCTAAAATCAGATGAGATAGCAAAAGAGGTTTTTCGGCAAGAAAATGAGTTTATCAAGGCTTATTTAAAAGTTTAG
- a CDS encoding tRNA (cytidine(34)-2'-O)-methyltransferase, producing MFNIVLVNPQIPQNTGAIGRMCVNAGFRLHIIKPTVFDLSQKAVRRAGLDYWHKLNPIIWENLEEFLAKNNQVKDRFFFASTKASEYYFNVKFKPNDFIFFGAESTGLPLSLMSLNPQNMVKIPMTKEGRSLNQAMAAGIISYEALRQNMGENPEIYM from the coding sequence ATGTTTAATATCGTTTTGGTAAATCCCCAAATCCCACAAAATACTGGCGCAATAGGCAGGATGTGTGTTAACGCTGGATTTAGATTACATATTATTAAGCCGACTGTGTTTGACCTAAGCCAAAAGGCGGTCAGGCGGGCTGGACTTGATTACTGGCATAAGTTAAATCCGATAATTTGGGAGAATTTGGAGGAGTTTTTAGCAAAAAATAATCAAGTAAAGGATAGATTTTTCTTTGCTAGCACAAAGGCGAGCGAATATTATTTTAATGTTAAATTTAAACCAAATGATTTTATATTTTTTGGCGCTGAAAGTACTGGGCTTCCGCTATCTTTGATGAGTCTAAATCCTCAAAATATGGTAAAAATCCCAATGACAAAAGAGGGGCGTAGCCTAAATCAGGCGATGGCTGCTGGGATTATTTCATATGAGGCTTTGCGTCAAAATATGGGCGAAAATCCAGAAATTTATATGTAA
- a CDS encoding CiaD-like domain-containing protein encodes MSAIDDIAKKTIEEISAELAQIGGAHDEFIQQSQKARAEQPQSHAHAFNTNLDSTISHYGASNYSLPEAKIGQDGAIIAHSAGALAHDGVFSSTALPKNTVAAPNSDLVAQTTPNSVDFSRSDMISPEYLFLRNLKERVEVLFEGLGQTPASEAEERLELTLKFLEFLLATVQNRLENLPK; translated from the coding sequence ATGAGTGCGATTGATGATATAGCCAAAAAGACGATTGAGGAGATAAGCGCAGAGTTGGCCCAGATAGGTGGTGCCCATGATGAGTTTATCCAGCAAAGCCAAAAAGCTAGGGCAGAGCAGCCTCAAAGCCATGCGCATGCTTTTAATACGAATTTAGATAGCACCATTAGTCATTATGGTGCCTCAAATTACAGTCTCCCTGAGGCCAAAATAGGGCAAGACGGCGCTATTATTGCCCATTCTGCTGGTGCTTTGGCGCATGATGGCGTATTTTCTAGCACAGCCTTACCAAAGAATACTGTAGCTGCGCCAAATTCTGATTTAGTCGCTCAAACCACTCCTAATAGTGTAGATTTTTCACGTAGCGATATGATAAGCCCAGAGTATCTTTTTTTGAGGAATTTAAAAGAGCGTGTGGAGGTGCTTTTTGAGGGGCTTGGGCAGACTCCAGCTAGCGAGGCAGAGGAGCGTCTTGAGCTTACGCTTAAATTTTTAGAATTTTTGCTAGCTACGGTACAGAATAGACTTGAAAATCTCCCTAAATAG
- a CDS encoding branched-chain amino acid transporter permease, which translates to MINLASSQWEIFSAVLVCAGATFATRALPFYMSSFSFLSSLEVVEKYIGQMIMVVLVFYSLKGINLFAYPYAIPEISGVAVAILVHLISKNALFSIILSTAVYMCLLRFL; encoded by the coding sequence GTGATAAACCTAGCCTCTAGCCAGTGGGAGATTTTCTCTGCGGTTTTAGTCTGCGCTGGGGCTACTTTTGCCACTCGTGCTTTGCCGTTTTACATGTCTAGCTTTAGCTTTTTATCTAGCCTTGAAGTGGTGGAGAAGTATATCGGACAGATGATTATGGTGGTGCTTGTTTTTTACTCTTTAAAGGGGATAAATTTATTCGCTTATCCCTACGCAATCCCTGAAATATCAGGTGTCGCGGTGGCGATACTCGTGCATTTAATAAGCAAAAATGCGCTTTTTAGTATTATCCTTTCTACTGCGGTTTATATGTGTTTGCTTAGATTTTTATAG
- a CDS encoding AzlC family ABC transporter permease, which translates to MSKSACGARQDSEKESQKGEYYSFGRIFSLSVPVMLGFIPLGIAFGILAKSTGISLFIAMSLSLITYAGAGQFAFLSMLSVGAGFFEIAVASYFINLRHSFYAMTLLRDYKGLGFKFFNIFALTDESFAIFKSLNIADINTRTKVFSLINLLTYLYWAVGTIIGYVAGSSIRVDYSGIEFCLTALFIVLALEMFKAAPSKLVLSFSILAGVLSLAFVPDRFMLIVAIMACFIFILFFKDKL; encoded by the coding sequence ATGAGCAAAAGCGCGTGTGGCGCCAGACAAGATAGCGAAAAAGAGAGCCAAAAGGGCGAATATTATAGCTTTGGCAGGATTTTTAGCCTTAGTGTGCCTGTGATGCTCGGCTTTATTCCGCTTGGCATTGCGTTTGGAATTTTGGCTAAAAGTACTGGAATTAGCCTATTTATCGCCATGAGCCTTAGCTTAATTACTTACGCTGGGGCAGGGCAGTTTGCCTTTTTATCCATGCTTAGCGTAGGAGCTGGCTTTTTTGAGATAGCAGTGGCAAGCTATTTTATAAATTTACGCCATAGTTTTTATGCGATGACCTTGCTTAGGGATTATAAGGGGCTTGGATTTAAATTTTTTAATATTTTTGCACTAACTGATGAGAGCTTTGCTATATTTAAAAGTCTAAATATCGCCGACATTAATACCCGCACTAAGGTTTTTAGCCTCATAAATTTACTCACGTATCTTTACTGGGCGGTGGGTACGATCATAGGATACGTAGCAGGTAGTAGTATAAGGGTTGATTATAGCGGCATTGAGTTTTGTCTTACGGCGCTTTTTATTGTGCTTGCGCTTGAGATGTTTAAGGCTGCCCCTTCAAAGCTGGTGCTATCTTTTAGCATTTTAGCTGGGGTGCTTTCGCTTGCTTTTGTGCCTGATAGATTTATGCTTATTGTTGCGATTATGGCTTGTTTTATTTTTATTTTATTTTTTAAGGACAAACTGTGA